In one window of Gossypium hirsutum isolate 1008001.06 chromosome A01, Gossypium_hirsutum_v2.1, whole genome shotgun sequence DNA:
- the LOC107921133 gene encoding metal tolerance protein 10 — protein MERNESGIHNVNDDYNTELLPQRDERSSSSWRLNLDEFRLPQQSLSSRDDPFSRLLCTPKKQRKVSEYYKKQERLLAGFNEMETMNEMGCLPDSLTEDEMKQLARSERMAVHVSNAANLVLFGAKVFASIESKSLAVIASTLDSLLDLLSGFILWFTAHAMRTPNQYHYPIGKKRMQPVGIIVFASVMATLGLQILLESVRELIAKSHPEINHMQEKWMIGIMVLVTVVKFVLMVYCRQFKNEIVRAYAQDHFFDVVTNSVGLATAVLAIHIRWWIDPTGAIIIALYTMSTWARTVIENVWSLIGRSAPPDFLAKLTYLIWNHHEEIQHIDTVRAYTFGSHYFVEVDIVLPEDMLLNKAHNIGEKLQEKLEQLPEVERAFVHIDFEFTHRPEHKTMV, from the exons ATGGAGCGCAATGAGAGTGGCATCCACAACGTTAACGACGATTACAATACAGAACTTCTGCCTCAGCGAGATGAAAGGTCGTCGTCTTCATGGCGTCTCAACCTGGACGAGTTTCGCCTTCCCCAACAAAGCTTATCCTCTCGGGACGATCCTTTCTCTCGCCTGCTTTGTACCCCTA AGAAACAGCGGAAGGTTTCAGAGTACTACAAAAAGCAAGAAAGGCTCCTTGCAGGATTTAATGAGATGGAGACCATGAATGAGATGGGTTGTTTGCCCGATAGCCTAACCGAG GATGAAATGAAGCAACTTGCAAGGAGTGAGAGGATGGCAGTTCATGTGTCTAACGCTGCCAATTTGGTGCTTTTTGGTGCCAAAGTATTTGCCTCTATTGAAAGCAAATCTTTGGCAGTCATTGCATCAACTTTGGATTCACTCTTGGATCTCCTGTCGGGATTTATTCTATGGTTCACTGCGCATGCCATGAGAACCCCCAATCAATATCACTATCCAATTGGAAAGAAACGAATGCAGCCCGTC GGTATCATTGTTTTTGCTTCAGTAATGGCAACTCTAGGATTACAAATATTGCTGGAGTCTGTCAGGGAACTGATTGCAAAG TCCCACCCGGAGATCAATCATATGCAAGAGAAATGGATGATCGGGATTATGGTTTTGGTGACGGTGGTGAAGTTCGTCCTCATGGTCTATTGCCGGCAGTTCAAAAACGAAATCGTTAGAGCCTACGCGCAGGATCATTTCTTCGATGTGGTTACTAACTCAGTTGGTTTAGCAACAGCTGTTCTAGCTATTCATATCCGCTGGTGGATTGATCCAACTGGAGCTATAATT ATAGCACTATACACGATGAGTACCTGGGCCAGAACAGTGATTGAGAATGTATGGTCACTAATTGGAAGAAGTGCACCACCTGATTTTCTAGCAAAATTGACGTATCTGATATGGAACCACCATGAAGAGATACAACACATTGACACAGTAAGGGCATATACATTTGGTTCCCATTACTTTGTGGAGGTTGACATAGTGTTGCCTGAAGACATGCTGCTGAACAAAGCACACAACATTGGTGAGAAACTGCAGGAGAAGCTAGAGCAGCTACCAGAAGTTGAGCGAGCCTTTGTGCATATCGATTTTGAGTTTACACATAGGCCTGAACATAAGACCATGGTCTGA